One region of Mycolicibacterium insubricum genomic DNA includes:
- a CDS encoding thioesterase family protein: protein MEAQADTPDAPADAEHAPFFTRVGDALVPGEIAQGGWGPTLGGQVVGGLLARAVEARIDDPELIPVRLTVDILRRVATEPVQVSAEVVRVGKRMRALSATMTQHGEVVARASTLHLRPSAQPSDDAWTTPLSMPPMPAEPERFNPAVPMFITAYGKEPAGGGFPWQYDGPRYAWLREIRPLVAGEEMSPFVRAALAVDVTASMTNFTPSGLGFINADYTLALCRLPEGPYIGLAALTHYSAEGIAVGSATLFDARGPIGTGLTTSAANPNFNGIAAPG from the coding sequence ATGGAAGCTCAAGCGGATACCCCCGACGCGCCGGCCGACGCGGAGCACGCCCCGTTCTTCACCCGGGTCGGGGACGCCCTGGTGCCCGGCGAGATCGCGCAGGGCGGCTGGGGTCCCACCCTCGGCGGCCAGGTGGTCGGCGGGCTGCTGGCCCGCGCCGTCGAGGCCCGCATCGACGATCCCGAACTCATCCCCGTGCGCCTCACCGTCGACATCCTGCGCCGGGTGGCTACCGAACCCGTGCAGGTCAGCGCCGAGGTGGTGCGCGTGGGCAAGCGCATGCGGGCGCTGTCGGCGACCATGACCCAGCACGGGGAGGTGGTCGCCCGCGCCTCCACGCTGCACCTGCGCCCGTCGGCCCAACCGTCCGACGACGCGTGGACCACCCCGCTGTCCATGCCGCCGATGCCCGCCGAACCCGAGCGGTTCAACCCGGCGGTGCCGATGTTCATCACCGCCTACGGCAAGGAACCGGCCGGCGGCGGGTTCCCCTGGCAGTACGACGGGCCCCGGTACGCCTGGCTGCGGGAGATCCGGCCGCTGGTCGCCGGCGAGGAGATGTCGCCGTTCGTCCGCGCGGCGCTGGCCGTCGACGTGACGGCGTCGATGACCAACTTCACCCCGTCCGGGCTGGGCTTCATCAACGCCGACTACACGCTGGCGCTGTGCCGGCTGCCCGAGGGGCCCTACATCGGGCTGGCCGCCCTCACCCACTACAGCGCCGAGGGCATCGCGGTGGGTTCGGCCACGCTGTTCGACGCCCGCGGGCCGATCGGCACCGGCCTGACCACCTCGGCCGCCAACCCGAACTTCAACGGCATCGCCGCACCGGGCTGA